The following proteins come from a genomic window of Flavobacterium crocinum:
- a CDS encoding peptidase domain-containing ABC transporter, translating into MTPFKRFYNLLQLDKRDVYQIIFYAAFAGLVNLSLPLGIQAIINFIQSGQLSVSWIVLVILVTIGVGFGGVLTILQLRIVENLQQRIFVRSSFEFAYRMPLIKFKEMYTEYAPEKANRFFDTLMVQKGTAKLLLDFCTAFLQVGLGIILLVLYHSFFMVIGLLFIVILWVIFKFSYKDGLETSLNESKFKYKVAAWLQEIARNRESFRKKAAFDYALDRNDGYVSSYVNYREKHFQVMKKQYIQLTIFKVIVTAALLSIGGFLVIHHQMNIGQFVAAEIVIVLLINSVEKIIFGLESFYDVLTSVEKIGQVTDMEISCIPETSGKTEKGINIETESINYNYPDHNKKSLKNINLKISQGEKIILTGTNGAGKSTLLRLLSGVLEPESGAMYVTDNYMNRLSEDTYRAQAGTFLQGDTLFAGTIRENIVFGNETLNSDDLKWALDNVGLTPYIKTFENGLENQIHPGGRELSASDVQKILLARSIVGKPNILFLEDPVDKMDELTSNKIVDFLLSEENDWTVIVTSKNDIWKSKCSRMITIDDGKIINDIKL; encoded by the coding sequence ATGACACCATTCAAACGATTTTACAACTTATTGCAGCTTGATAAACGTGATGTATATCAAATTATCTTCTATGCTGCATTCGCAGGTTTAGTAAACCTTTCTCTGCCTTTAGGAATTCAGGCTATTATTAATTTTATTCAAAGCGGACAACTTAGCGTTTCCTGGATTGTTCTGGTAATTCTGGTTACAATAGGAGTTGGATTTGGCGGGGTTTTAACTATTTTACAATTGCGTATTGTAGAAAATCTGCAGCAGCGAATTTTTGTGCGTTCTTCTTTTGAGTTTGCTTACAGAATGCCTTTAATTAAGTTTAAAGAAATGTATACTGAATATGCGCCAGAAAAAGCAAACCGATTCTTTGATACTTTAATGGTGCAGAAAGGAACGGCTAAATTACTGCTTGATTTTTGTACCGCATTTTTACAGGTTGGTCTGGGGATTATTTTATTAGTGCTTTACCATTCTTTCTTTATGGTAATCGGACTTCTTTTCATTGTTATTCTATGGGTCATTTTTAAATTTTCGTATAAAGATGGTTTAGAAACCAGTTTGAACGAATCAAAATTTAAATATAAAGTGGCGGCATGGCTTCAGGAAATTGCACGCAATCGTGAAAGTTTTCGCAAGAAAGCAGCATTTGATTATGCCTTGGACAGAAATGACGGCTATGTAAGCAGCTATGTAAATTACCGTGAAAAGCACTTTCAGGTAATGAAAAAACAATATATACAGCTGACTATTTTTAAAGTTATTGTTACTGCTGCCTTATTGTCAATCGGTGGTTTTCTGGTAATTCACCACCAAATGAACATAGGGCAGTTCGTAGCAGCTGAAATCGTAATTGTATTGTTAATCAATTCGGTAGAAAAAATCATTTTCGGATTAGAATCTTTTTACGATGTATTGACTTCAGTTGAAAAAATTGGTCAGGTAACGGATATGGAAATTTCATGTATTCCGGAGACTTCTGGAAAAACAGAAAAAGGAATCAACATTGAAACCGAAAGCATCAATTACAATTATCCGGATCACAACAAAAAGTCGCTTAAGAATATTAACCTGAAAATTTCTCAGGGAGAAAAAATCATTCTTACCGGTACCAACGGAGCCGGAAAAAGTACTTTACTTAGACTTCTGTCCGGAGTTTTAGAGCCGGAAAGCGGTGCGATGTATGTGACAGACAATTACATGAATCGTTTAAGCGAAGATACATACAGAGCTCAGGCTGGAACTTTCCTTCAGGGCGATACCTTATTTGCAGGAACAATTCGTGAAAACATTGTTTTTGGAAATGAAACTTTAAACAGCGACGATTTAAAATGGGCTTTAGATAATGTAGGACTTACGCCTTACATCAAAACTTTCGAGAATGGATTAGAAAATCAAATTCATCCGGGAGGACGTGAACTTTCTGCTTCTGATGTGCAAAAAATTCTTTTGGCCAGAAGTATTGTGGGTAAACCAAATATCTTATTCTTAGAAGATCCAGTGGATAAAATGGACGAATTGACTTCGAATAAAATTGTTGATTTTTTACTTTCCGAAGAAAATGACTGGACGGTAATTGTAACTTCTAAAAATGATATCTGGAAGAGCAAATGCAGTCGTATGATCACGATTGATGACGGAAAAATTATTAACGACATAAAGCTTTAA
- a CDS encoding M16 family metallopeptidase, whose product MKYGRKISVLLLFIGSLTFAQAQNYKANDPISVNQKIKKGVLPNGMTYYIYPTEVNKNTASYYIIQNVGSVLENDQQKGLAHFLEHMAFNGTKNFEGKGILNTLQKQGAVFGRNINAYTSTDETVYNLDNIPSKDGGVVDTCLLVLHDWSNFLSLTNEEIDAERGVITEEWRTRQNARARIYNQLAPYYYNNSLYADRMPIGDMEIVKNFKYQVLKDFYKDWYRPDLQAIAIVGDINADEIEAKIKKLFADIPTPVNPKKRFEIAIPERTEPTFKLALDKEISTSNISYMIRHTAEKSTNTYAELEKSTQRSLAFSILNSRLTEMAQKQECPFKSASVGYQNFSRLNDIWSLNVSPKPEKQAEAFAMVMNEWVRACKFGFSKGEIERTVAENISGYENYLEKLNEISHKDVIGMVKDDYLNHEVIADPKAEFEMIKSILKNVDTKILQEQISKLYTVQNRVVAVTGVEKENNLTQEKAFDIIQKAENDASLQPYVDTFEGKTLLGNLKINSGKIVSEKKETAIDATTFVLSNGVKVHYKFADKNKKQVDLKAESFGGSSLYEPQDLPSVGRATELALMSGVGELSNVDLTKVLKGKIAGSSVDVSSLKETVTAWANVKDIETMMQLIHLRFVQPRFDNQMYKLLKERLENSLKNRANDINAKMGDSLTDVVYGKNNPRIQPLNQKYIDGLSFDKMKAFYLDRFADVSSFEFYIVGDVTPEVLKPLLEKYIASINGIKRKEKFKTDIPKWTSNKIDRDVFIKMETPKSSVRIAFLKNVAFSQRNRILVSYLSDVLTLRYTESLREKEGGTYGAQVRGTMDKLPISKANLQINFDCDADKVEHLLPIVYQEIDKIRKGEIAAEDIEKTRTNYLKSREDSKNFNSYSMNLIYNYFENAYDMNDPKNYVDIVKSITAKDIQEFANSFLDKADSMEVVFKPLK is encoded by the coding sequence ATGAAGTACGGAAGAAAAATATCAGTTTTATTGCTTTTTATTGGAAGCTTGACTTTCGCGCAAGCGCAAAATTACAAAGCAAACGACCCAATCTCAGTCAATCAGAAAATAAAGAAAGGAGTTCTGCCAAACGGAATGACCTATTATATTTATCCGACCGAAGTCAATAAAAATACAGCAAGTTATTACATCATTCAGAACGTAGGTTCTGTTTTAGAAAACGACCAGCAGAAGGGGCTGGCGCATTTCTTAGAACACATGGCGTTTAACGGGACGAAAAATTTTGAAGGAAAAGGAATCCTGAATACGCTTCAAAAACAAGGTGCTGTTTTCGGAAGAAATATCAACGCATATACAAGCACAGATGAAACGGTTTACAATCTGGACAATATTCCGTCAAAAGATGGCGGAGTTGTAGATACCTGTTTATTGGTTTTGCACGACTGGTCTAATTTCTTATCGCTTACAAATGAAGAAATTGATGCCGAGCGCGGTGTAATTACCGAAGAATGGCGTACGAGACAAAATGCAAGAGCGAGAATTTACAATCAGCTGGCGCCGTATTATTACAATAATTCACTGTATGCAGACCGCATGCCGATTGGCGATATGGAAATTGTGAAGAACTTTAAATATCAGGTTTTAAAAGATTTCTATAAAGATTGGTATCGTCCAGATTTGCAGGCAATCGCAATTGTAGGAGATATTAACGCAGACGAAATTGAAGCAAAAATCAAGAAACTTTTTGCAGATATTCCGACGCCGGTAAATCCTAAAAAGCGTTTTGAAATTGCAATTCCGGAAAGAACAGAACCAACTTTCAAATTGGCTTTAGATAAAGAAATTTCGACTTCAAATATTAGTTATATGATTCGCCATACGGCAGAAAAATCAACAAATACCTATGCCGAATTAGAAAAATCTACTCAAAGAAGTCTTGCTTTTTCTATCTTAAATAGTCGTTTGACAGAAATGGCGCAGAAACAAGAATGCCCGTTTAAAAGTGCATCAGTTGGATACCAAAATTTTTCCCGTTTGAATGATATCTGGAGTTTGAATGTTTCTCCAAAACCAGAAAAGCAAGCCGAAGCTTTTGCAATGGTCATGAATGAATGGGTTCGCGCCTGCAAATTTGGTTTTTCTAAAGGAGAAATCGAAAGGACTGTTGCAGAAAATATTTCAGGTTACGAAAATTATCTGGAAAAACTGAATGAGATTTCGCATAAGGATGTTATTGGAATGGTAAAAGACGATTATTTAAATCATGAAGTTATTGCCGATCCAAAAGCAGAATTTGAAATGATAAAAAGCATTTTGAAGAATGTTGACACTAAAATTCTTCAAGAGCAAATCAGTAAATTATATACGGTGCAAAATCGTGTTGTAGCGGTAACAGGTGTAGAAAAAGAGAATAACTTAACTCAGGAAAAAGCTTTTGATATTATTCAGAAAGCTGAAAACGATGCTTCGTTACAGCCTTATGTGGATACTTTTGAAGGAAAAACACTTTTAGGAAATCTGAAAATCAATTCAGGAAAAATTGTTTCAGAGAAAAAAGAAACTGCAATCGATGCGACAACTTTTGTATTGAGCAATGGCGTAAAAGTGCATTACAAATTTGCTGATAAAAACAAGAAACAAGTAGATCTGAAAGCGGAAAGTTTTGGAGGATCTTCTTTGTATGAGCCTCAAGATTTACCATCAGTTGGCCGCGCAACTGAACTAGCGCTAATGTCTGGGGTTGGTGAGCTGTCGAATGTTGATTTGACAAAAGTTTTAAAGGGAAAAATTGCTGGCTCTTCTGTAGATGTTAGCTCGTTGAAAGAGACAGTTACGGCATGGGCAAATGTAAAAGATATCGAAACCATGATGCAATTGATTCATTTGCGTTTTGTGCAGCCAAGATTTGATAATCAAATGTATAAGCTATTAAAGGAAAGATTAGAAAATTCGCTTAAAAACAGAGCAAATGATATCAATGCAAAAATGGGAGACAGTTTAACGGATGTCGTTTATGGGAAAAACAACCCAAGAATACAGCCATTGAATCAAAAATATATTGACGGTTTATCTTTTGATAAAATGAAAGCTTTCTATTTGGATCGTTTTGCAGATGTTTCAAGCTTTGAATTTTATATTGTTGGAGATGTTACGCCAGAAGTTTTAAAACCTTTATTAGAAAAATATATTGCGAGTATAAACGGAATTAAACGTAAAGAAAAGTTTAAAACAGACATTCCGAAATGGACATCAAATAAAATTGACAGAGACGTTTTCATCAAAATGGAAACTCCAAAAAGTTCTGTTCGAATTGCTTTTCTAAAAAATGTTGCTTTTTCTCAAAGAAACAGAATCTTGGTTTCGTATTTAAGCGATGTGCTGACTTTGCGTTATACTGAAAGTCTCCGTGAAAAAGAAGGCGGAACTTACGGTGCGCAAGTAAGAGGAACTATGGATAAACTTCCGATTTCAAAAGCAAATCTTCAGATTAATTTTGATTGCGATGCCGACAAAGTGGAGCATTTATTGCCAATTGTGTATCAGGAAATTGATAAAATCAGGAAAGGAGAAATCGCTGCTGAAGACATTGAGAAAACAAGAACAAACTATTTGAAATCCAGAGAAGACAGCAAAAACTTCAACAGTTATAGCATGAACTTGATTTATAACTATTTTGAGAATGCTTACGATATGAATGATCCTAAAAATTATGTTGATATCGTAAAAAGCATCACAGCCAAAGACATTCAGGAATTTGCTAATTCATTTTTAGATAAAGCTGATTCTATGGAAGTCGTTTTTAAACCATTAAAATAA
- a CDS encoding thioredoxin family protein, giving the protein MKRFLKIASAVLLLACPVIALKAQTQSTEESWIKAKKQAQTEKKLIFVDLYFTGCMPCAQMDKEVFPDPKVTAVLNADFVTFKSDILKEEIGKKLCMKYGVTGFPTFLLMNAEGKIIDIETGFQSVEQLTALLEKSKQNAKKGILKKYSTKDEVYPDFYKDAYLNGKRNVSFETADAYLKAQPSLTDEVPFVIITGLRIGRQYDDFFLKNAKELYKDYGTASVTNHVFTILQRKKKEFEKKNDLTSFKKLLDEMKPLYTVEEWTKFEGILLKDFGVEKVVVNPNTGQK; this is encoded by the coding sequence ATGAAACGATTTTTGAAAATCGCAAGCGCAGTTTTGCTGCTTGCCTGTCCTGTTATTGCCTTAAAAGCACAGACCCAATCAACCGAAGAAAGCTGGATAAAAGCGAAAAAACAAGCTCAAACGGAGAAAAAATTAATCTTTGTCGATTTGTACTTTACGGGCTGTATGCCGTGTGCACAAATGGACAAAGAAGTATTTCCGGATCCTAAAGTTACAGCTGTTTTAAACGCTGATTTTGTCACTTTTAAATCGGATATTTTAAAAGAAGAAATTGGTAAAAAGTTATGCATGAAATACGGTGTAACTGGTTTTCCAACATTTTTACTGATGAATGCTGAAGGAAAAATTATTGATATCGAAACTGGCTTTCAAAGTGTAGAACAGTTAACAGCACTTTTGGAAAAGTCAAAGCAAAATGCTAAAAAAGGGATTTTAAAAAAATACAGTACGAAAGACGAAGTTTATCCGGATTTCTACAAAGATGCTTATTTAAACGGGAAAAGAAATGTCTCTTTTGAAACTGCCGATGCGTATTTAAAAGCACAGCCTTCCTTAACTGACGAAGTTCCTTTTGTCATTATCACAGGTTTAAGAATCGGTCGACAATACGATGATTTCTTCTTGAAAAATGCCAAAGAACTTTATAAAGATTATGGAACAGCAAGTGTGACCAATCACGTCTTTACCATTTTGCAGCGCAAGAAAAAAGAGTTTGAAAAAAAGAACGATTTGACTTCTTTCAAAAAACTTTTAGACGAAATGAAACCACTTTATACTGTTGAAGAATGGACCAAATTTGAAGGCATTTTACTAAAAGATTTTGGAGTAGAAAAAGTGGTGGTTAATCCGAATACTGGACAAAAGTAA
- a CDS encoding retropepsin-like aspartic protease, with translation MKKIFLFSTLIFGCSIYAQNGIRQSIETFEKAFQNKDYNAMKNLIAPEFTVGAGDSSSNEFYFNTIFKAFPNLDSIQIGKSKVEKKETKTAVNFFFNGKEKKPSEIVFNAENKIVYVTFFDGLYRVDRNAEVKKMASIPFQIIENGIAIKIKLNKADREFLMLFDTGADGMALNPDSAYKAGVVVTNNKSASVVGGSQQVQYSADNTIYIGDQVLKNQGLVIFPKHGVYDGLFGANLLRNYITSVNFDTMTIDLYNFGNFNYTGKAKPMIFDYKSGLPVVKMNLTFEDKKTVEGNFTFDTGAGYDIIAYGPFNHKNNLEASLKTEYNSVNFSLGKQTKIIGGAIPNVGINGNNFPNVTIALQEYDDANKSWAFADGSLGIDLIRRFNFTIDVLHKTVYLEPNKNFKKIASFYLGGLDLDFDENQNLLVKRIIDQQNEYLKKVKTGAKVTQINDFEAQELLKPENLKKLKASKESKDFIIEQDDQSMRISI, from the coding sequence ATGAAAAAGATATTCTTGTTTTCAACCCTGATTTTTGGATGCTCCATTTATGCTCAAAACGGCATCCGGCAATCTATTGAAACTTTCGAAAAAGCCTTTCAGAATAAAGATTACAACGCAATGAAAAATCTCATAGCGCCCGAATTTACTGTGGGCGCTGGAGATTCTTCTTCAAATGAATTTTATTTTAATACTATTTTTAAAGCATTCCCAAACTTAGATTCTATTCAGATTGGAAAATCAAAAGTGGAGAAAAAAGAAACCAAAACGGCAGTAAATTTTTTCTTTAACGGAAAAGAAAAAAAGCCGTCTGAAATTGTTTTCAACGCAGAAAACAAAATCGTATATGTCACTTTTTTTGATGGTTTATACCGGGTAGACAGAAATGCAGAAGTTAAAAAAATGGCGAGTATTCCATTTCAGATCATTGAAAACGGAATCGCAATCAAAATAAAATTAAACAAAGCTGACCGCGAGTTTTTAATGCTTTTTGACACTGGAGCAGACGGAATGGCTTTGAATCCGGATAGTGCTTACAAGGCAGGAGTTGTGGTAACCAATAACAAATCGGCATCAGTTGTTGGCGGAAGTCAACAGGTACAGTATTCGGCAGATAATACTATTTATATAGGAGATCAGGTTTTGAAAAATCAGGGATTGGTTATTTTTCCAAAACATGGTGTTTACGACGGATTATTCGGAGCAAATTTATTACGCAATTACATCACTTCGGTGAATTTTGATACGATGACGATCGATTTGTACAATTTCGGAAATTTCAATTATACAGGAAAAGCGAAACCAATGATTTTTGATTATAAATCGGGACTTCCGGTAGTAAAAATGAACCTGACTTTTGAAGATAAAAAAACAGTCGAAGGCAATTTCACTTTTGATACTGGTGCCGGTTATGATATTATTGCTTACGGACCTTTCAATCACAAAAATAATCTGGAAGCAAGTTTAAAAACAGAATACAACTCGGTCAATTTTAGTTTAGGAAAACAAACCAAAATTATTGGGGGTGCAATTCCGAATGTTGGCATTAACGGAAATAATTTCCCAAACGTTACCATAGCCCTTCAGGAATATGATGATGCCAATAAAAGCTGGGCTTTCGCCGATGGATCTCTCGGAATCGATTTAATCAGACGTTTCAATTTTACTATTGATGTACTGCACAAAACGGTGTATTTAGAACCGAATAAAAATTTTAAAAAAATAGCTTCTTTCTATCTCGGCGGACTTGATTTGGATTTTGATGAAAATCAAAACTTATTAGTAAAAAGAATTATAGACCAACAGAACGAGTATTTAAAGAAAGTAAAAACAGGCGCCAAAGTCACTCAGATTAATGATTTTGAAGCACAGGAATTACTGAAGCCGGAAAATCTTAAAAAGCTGAAAGCATCCAAAGAAAGTAAGGATTTTATAATAGAACAAGACGATCAATCAATGCGAATTTCAATTTAA
- a CDS encoding TlpA family protein disulfide reductase — protein MKNKSFYFIMTFIMVQMSYAVNLSDYAVIKGTISIPDFKAKEVTLYNVEEGKPVVAATAKVNSLGEFGFLTPVSAAGFYYVDYGQFKSRNQLIRLYLEPKLDINLVINKTNYTLSGKNTGQNALVQKANEIYNEFAPFARLGENVTYVEFYPFIDKGIAKADEFSKSIKTKDAAFNKLLKLAVATDVEELTYTFFRMPRTAFPDKNDRPAVMKTWETDKKFTDPDLLKLQNGVSLMSNYFFYITMNTGDAPKRLDLTEAITHITDPALKDVYLRDAVANSRMKIEEYEKIAPEIKPFMVSDNSKAFLLEYEKVLHKSVGQKGLDFTYKDINDKPVSFSDFKGKYVYIDLWATWCGPCKAEIPHMKKIEEDYHGKNIVFVSLSLDKPKDAQKWKDFVTKEQLKGIQLMADKDFGSDVAKNYEVNAIPRFLLFDTKGNIINADALRPSNPELRVQLDKLLKS, from the coding sequence ATGAAAAACAAAAGTTTTTATTTCATTATGACCTTCATTATGGTTCAAATGAGTTATGCTGTAAATCTTTCAGATTATGCAGTAATTAAAGGAACCATTTCAATTCCGGATTTTAAAGCTAAAGAAGTGACACTTTACAACGTTGAAGAAGGAAAGCCAGTCGTTGCTGCTACCGCAAAAGTTAATTCTTTGGGGGAATTTGGCTTTTTGACTCCAGTTTCAGCTGCTGGCTTTTATTATGTGGATTACGGACAATTTAAAAGCAGAAATCAACTAATTCGTTTGTATTTAGAACCTAAACTTGATATTAATCTTGTAATTAATAAAACGAATTATACTTTAAGCGGAAAAAATACAGGACAAAATGCCCTGGTACAAAAAGCAAACGAAATCTACAACGAATTTGCTCCTTTTGCACGTTTGGGTGAGAATGTAACTTATGTAGAATTTTATCCTTTCATTGACAAAGGAATTGCTAAAGCAGATGAATTTTCAAAATCAATTAAAACGAAAGATGCTGCTTTCAACAAATTATTAAAATTAGCTGTAGCTACTGATGTTGAAGAGTTGACTTATACTTTTTTCAGAATGCCAAGAACTGCATTTCCGGATAAAAACGACCGTCCGGCTGTTATGAAAACCTGGGAAACCGATAAGAAATTTACAGATCCGGATTTATTGAAATTACAAAATGGAGTTTCGTTAATGTCAAATTATTTCTTTTACATTACGATGAATACCGGAGATGCTCCAAAACGTTTAGATTTAACGGAAGCAATTACACATATTACAGATCCTGCTCTTAAAGATGTTTATTTGCGAGATGCAGTTGCAAATTCTCGTATGAAAATTGAAGAATACGAAAAAATTGCACCGGAAATTAAACCGTTTATGGTTTCGGATAACAGCAAAGCTTTTTTATTGGAATACGAAAAAGTATTGCATAAAAGTGTAGGTCAGAAAGGTTTAGATTTTACCTATAAAGATATCAACGATAAACCGGTTTCGTTTTCAGATTTCAAAGGGAAATATGTGTACATCGATTTATGGGCAACCTGGTGTGGGCCTTGTAAAGCGGAAATTCCTCACATGAAAAAAATAGAAGAAGATTACCATGGAAAAAACATCGTTTTTGTAAGCCTTTCATTGGATAAACCAAAAGACGCTCAAAAATGGAAAGATTTTGTGACCAAAGAGCAATTAAAAGGAATTCAGTTAATGGCTGATAAGGATTTTGGTTCTGATGTGGCTAAAAATTATGAGGTAAATGCAATTCCGAGATTCTTATTATTTGATACAAAAGGAAATATTATAAATGCCGATGCACTTCGTCCCTCAAATCCTGAGTTGAGAGTACAGCTGGATAAATTATTGAAAAGTTAA
- a CDS encoding protein-disulfide reductase DsbD family protein — translation MKKNIFLLVFFLQFSILVKAQIYNPIKWKTSVGKISDTEYELQAKAIIESGWHLYSQEVADGGPIPTHFNFIKSADYQLIDNVKEEKGKTINDPVFKMQIRFFEKETTFRQRIKILSSKPFKIISEVEFMVCNDENCLPPSSDELEFNLSPSAKAKTLIETAVKEEIEVKTIDTSAVAPKEEMSENVSVQTVETPKEVIKTVKPETKSRSLWTIFILSFLSGFAALLTPCVFPMIPMTVSFFTKQSKTKSQGIRKAVFYGISIIAIYIFLGAVVAWVFGADSLNALSTNVWFNLIFFVLLMIFAFSFLGAFEIMLPNAWVNKVDTQADKGGIIGILFMALALAIVSFSCTGPIVGTLLVEAASRGGIAPFVGMFGFSLALALPFTLFAAFPGWLNSLPKSGGWLNSVKVFLGFLEMALAFKFLSNADLVLQLHLLEREAFLAIWIAIFGTLSFYLFGKIQLPHDSPISNISVGRLGLGVVVLAFTIYLIPGIWGAPLKMISGFPPPMHYSEIPNGFNNSGSKEITSNLPEGAELGSHNIMAFTDYDLGMKYAKKIGKPVMIDFTGHACVNCRKMEDNVWSDEKVQKILKGDLVLISLYVDDKRELNPKEQITSKLTGKKLKYIGQKWSEFQTLTYKTNAQPFYVLVNHEGETLNETSAYNPDVKDYLKWLEKGVSNFEKSS, via the coding sequence ATGAAAAAGAATATATTTTTACTGGTCTTTTTCCTGCAGTTTTCCATATTAGTAAAAGCTCAGATCTATAATCCCATAAAATGGAAAACCAGTGTCGGGAAAATTTCAGACACTGAATATGAATTACAGGCAAAGGCCATAATAGAATCGGGATGGCATTTATACAGTCAGGAAGTTGCAGACGGAGGTCCGATTCCAACTCACTTTAATTTTATTAAAAGTGCCGATTATCAATTAATTGATAATGTAAAAGAAGAAAAAGGAAAAACAATCAATGATCCTGTTTTTAAAATGCAGATCAGGTTTTTCGAAAAAGAAACTACTTTTAGACAGCGTATTAAGATACTTTCATCAAAACCATTCAAAATCATTTCAGAAGTGGAGTTTATGGTTTGTAATGACGAAAACTGTCTGCCGCCCAGTTCAGATGAATTGGAGTTTAATTTAAGTCCATCCGCGAAAGCGAAAACTTTAATCGAAACAGCTGTTAAGGAAGAAATTGAAGTTAAAACAATTGATACTTCAGCTGTTGCCCCAAAAGAAGAAATGTCTGAAAATGTTTCGGTTCAAACTGTTGAAACGCCAAAAGAAGTTATAAAAACAGTGAAGCCTGAAACAAAATCCAGAAGTTTATGGACGATATTTATCTTATCTTTTTTATCAGGATTTGCAGCGCTTTTAACACCGTGCGTTTTTCCAATGATTCCAATGACTGTGAGTTTTTTTACAAAACAAAGTAAGACAAAATCTCAGGGAATTAGAAAGGCTGTTTTTTACGGAATTTCGATTATTGCAATTTATATTTTTTTAGGAGCTGTTGTAGCCTGGGTTTTCGGGGCAGATTCGCTGAATGCACTTTCTACAAATGTTTGGTTTAATCTGATCTTTTTTGTTTTACTAATGATTTTTGCTTTTTCATTTTTAGGAGCGTTCGAAATCATGCTTCCCAATGCCTGGGTAAACAAAGTCGATACGCAGGCAGATAAAGGCGGAATTATCGGAATATTATTTATGGCTCTGGCTTTGGCCATTGTGTCATTTTCTTGTACCGGACCAATTGTTGGTACATTATTAGTCGAAGCTGCTTCACGCGGAGGAATCGCGCCTTTTGTTGGGATGTTTGGCTTTTCTCTGGCTTTGGCTTTGCCATTTACTTTGTTTGCCGCTTTTCCGGGCTGGTTGAATTCGCTTCCTAAATCGGGTGGCTGGCTGAATTCGGTTAAAGTTTTTTTAGGATTTTTAGAAATGGCTTTGGCTTTTAAATTCCTTTCCAATGCCGATTTGGTTTTACAATTACACTTACTGGAAAGAGAAGCATTCCTGGCGATTTGGATTGCCATTTTCGGGACACTCTCTTTTTACTTATTTGGAAAAATACAATTACCGCACGATTCGCCAATTTCAAATATCAGCGTTGGAAGACTTGGATTGGGAGTTGTGGTTTTGGCTTTTACGATTTATCTGATTCCGGGAATATGGGGTGCACCACTGAAAATGATTAGTGGTTTTCCTCCGCCAATGCATTACAGCGAAATCCCGAATGGATTCAATAATTCAGGTTCTAAGGAAATCACCTCAAATCTGCCGGAAGGAGCAGAGCTTGGGTCGCATAATATTATGGCTTTTACCGATTATGATTTAGGAATGAAATACGCCAAAAAAATAGGAAAACCAGTAATGATTGATTTTACGGGACATGCCTGCGTCAACTGCCGAAAAATGGAAGACAATGTCTGGTCTGATGAAAAGGTGCAGAAAATCCTGAAAGGCGATTTGGTTTTAATTTCCCTTTATGTAGATGATAAAAGAGAATTAAATCCAAAAGAACAAATTACTTCTAAACTAACCGGAAAAAAACTAAAATATATAGGACAAAAATGGAGCGAATTCCAAACCCTTACTTATAAAACCAATGCACAGCCTTTTTATGTTTTGGTAAATCACGAAGGAGAAACGCTGAATGAAACTTCAGCCTACAATCCGGATGTAAAAGATTATTTAAAGTGGCTTGAAAAAGGTGTTTCTAATTTTGAAAAAAGCTCGTAA
- a CDS encoding DUF1810 domain-containing protein: MIYAKNDLTRFLDAQNKLYLTAYSEIKKGKKETNWMWFIFPQIQGLGKSTLSDYYAVADLKEATEFLNHPVLAKHLIEISKLLLTFKKKSAEGILGELDARKLHSSMSLFVQVENAHPVFQEVLDTFFYGHLDQMTLNFTQKTVVLPETVLS; encoded by the coding sequence ATGATTTATGCAAAAAATGATTTGACCCGATTTTTAGATGCCCAAAACAAGCTGTACTTAACGGCCTATTCTGAAATTAAGAAAGGAAAAAAAGAAACCAATTGGATGTGGTTTATTTTTCCGCAAATACAAGGATTAGGAAAAAGTACGCTTTCTGATTATTATGCTGTAGCGGATTTGAAAGAAGCGACTGAATTTTTAAATCACCCGGTTTTGGCAAAACATTTAATTGAAATTTCAAAATTACTCCTGACTTTCAAAAAGAAATCTGCTGAAGGTATTTTGGGCGAACTTGACGCCAGAAAATTGCATTCCTCGATGAGTTTGTTTGTTCAGGTAGAAAATGCACATCCGGTATTCCAGGAAGTTCTGGATACTTTTTTCTACGGACATCTTGATCAGATGACTTTAAATTTTACTCAAAAAACTGTTGTCCTGCCAGAGACAGTACTTTCTTAA